A DNA window from Macadamia integrifolia cultivar HAES 741 chromosome 4, SCU_Mint_v3, whole genome shotgun sequence contains the following coding sequences:
- the LOC122075789 gene encoding uncharacterized protein LOC122075789: protein MESSTIAGIMAVFAVSAGVVTVAHQVHKRLLSEFMKKVELELGGGKVKCQSNKKVRFADDVVEPSLNNKEYQERHSRLMLIKVNAKQVTTNDNASKHKNPNQVSKDNMPLNRHILYKGIIEYKAFNGYYVRGFRK from the exons atggaAAGCTCCACCATTGCCGGAATCATGGCGGTTTTTGCAGTTTCAGCAGGCGTAGTAACGGTGGCTCATCAAGTTCATAAGCGTCTCCTCTCAGAATTCATGAAGAAGGTCGAACTTGAGTTGGGTggtg GCAAGGTAAAATGTCAATCCAATAAGAAGGTTCGGTTTGCTGATGATGTGGTTGAACCCTCATTGAACAACAAAGAGTACCAAGAGCGACATTCAAGATTAATGTTGATAAAAGTCAACGCGAAACAGGTGACAACCAATGATAATGCCTCAAAACATAAGAACCCTAATCAAGTGTCAAAGGATAATATGCCACTTAATAGGCATATTCTTTATAAAGGGATTATAGAGTACAAAGCATTCAATGGCTACTATGTTCGTGGATTTAGAAAATGA